Proteins from a single region of Dyadobacter fanqingshengii:
- a CDS encoding VOC family protein, translating into MSTFKNLLILTTLLFGGLVHAQSNFTSKSIGVGVVVADMQRSLDFYIKGIGMVKTGNFTINAEFGKRGGLTGGEAVDVNILKLENSPEGTDWKLMSFGKKVGHPKSKFIQDDTGPQYITIQVKSLKPIIERLKEQNVTFLGNTPTPLTKDSHFVLVQDPDGTFVELIGPL; encoded by the coding sequence ATGTCCACTTTCAAGAATCTGTTAATTCTTACTACGCTCCTTTTTGGCGGTCTCGTTCACGCACAATCCAATTTTACAAGCAAATCCATCGGGGTAGGCGTCGTGGTAGCAGACATGCAACGCTCATTGGATTTCTATATAAAAGGGATCGGCATGGTCAAAACCGGCAATTTTACAATCAATGCAGAATTCGGTAAACGAGGCGGTTTAACAGGTGGTGAAGCGGTTGACGTAAACATTCTTAAACTGGAAAACAGCCCCGAAGGCACCGATTGGAAACTGATGAGTTTTGGTAAAAAGGTAGGTCATCCAAAGTCAAAATTCATTCAGGACGATACAGGTCCGCAGTATATCACCATTCAGGTCAAATCCTTAAAACCCATCATTGAAAGGCTGAAGGAGCAAAACGTGACCTTCCTGGGCAACACACCTACGCCTCTGACAAAAGATTCACACTTCGTACTCGTCCAGGATCCGGACGGAACGTTTGTGGAGCTGATCGGGCCCCTGTAA